One window from the genome of Leptospira perdikensis encodes:
- a CDS encoding DUF6962 family protein, with amino-acid sequence MVFSTFLSDLVLSLVSLAMAYRFVGKSPIPSRSALYGFAIIGISAGLGSIHFLGINTLDSIYRFFVGLSGCVGVPLLGLAFFHFTFRSLSEKTFFLFIAVAFLLYLAFSYLYPLGIYSTVVGGIAMFIILISSLVRFPRKSNAAVMGIIGSVLFIVAGLVIGTKGSTGTILNVDIFHILLAIANYCIAEGIKKLS; translated from the coding sequence ATGGTTTTCTCAACATTTCTTTCGGACTTAGTCCTTTCCTTAGTTTCCCTGGCGATGGCTTATCGGTTCGTCGGGAAGTCTCCCATTCCGTCTCGTTCCGCTTTGTATGGATTTGCCATCATCGGAATTTCAGCAGGACTTGGTTCCATTCACTTCCTCGGAATCAATACATTAGATTCTATCTATCGTTTTTTTGTCGGATTGTCTGGATGTGTGGGTGTTCCTCTTTTAGGATTGGCATTCTTTCATTTCACCTTTCGTTCTTTGTCGGAAAAAACTTTTTTCCTTTTCATCGCTGTCGCGTTTCTTCTCTACTTAGCATTTTCTTATCTCTATCCATTGGGTATTTATTCGACAGTAGTTGGTGGAATTGCGATGTTTATCATCCTGATTAGTTCTCTAGTACGATTCCCTAGAAAATCAAATGCTGCTGTGATGGGAATCATTGGTTCTGTTTTGTTTATTGTTGCAGGACTCGTGATTGGTACTAAGGGATCAACCGGAACCATTTTGAATGTTGATATCTTTCATATCTTACTTGCGATTGCCAATTACTGCATAGCAGAGGGAATCAAAAAATTAAGCTAG
- a CDS encoding sensor domain-containing diguanylate cyclase, whose translation MENFSNSTLEKILKLQTELTATKPDVPHLLDLITIRAKEITGSSGAVFELVEGEDIVYRAASGIAEKQIGLRIPIKGSFSGLSLQSKETLYCIDSELDDRVNRDACRRVGLRSMIVLPLYFDSEILGVLKVLSSEVDAYSSDDTYVLNMLSGTLAAILHNAYRWAEREKSLQSMAYLASHDALTGIYNRSAFYDYLRRGLIRLQNDKSNITVALFDLDGLKVVNDTLGHAAGDFYLSKFANRLSHLVPDQDVFARLGGDEFGLIMIHQESKESAIAHLSNLRKMVEGEVQFETTKLQIQTSLGIAFYPEDGIEPDALLAVADTRMYENKRNRKINK comes from the coding sequence ATGGAAAACTTCTCTAATTCAACATTAGAAAAAATACTAAAACTCCAAACAGAATTAACTGCTACCAAACCAGATGTACCTCATTTATTAGATCTCATCACGATTCGTGCAAAAGAGATCACTGGTTCAAGCGGTGCTGTATTTGAACTTGTAGAAGGTGAAGATATAGTTTACCGTGCAGCAAGTGGTATTGCAGAAAAACAAATTGGCCTTAGAATTCCCATAAAAGGTAGTTTTTCTGGACTCAGCCTTCAATCCAAAGAAACTTTATACTGTATTGATTCCGAATTAGATGACAGAGTCAATAGGGACGCATGTCGTCGTGTTGGCCTTCGTTCTATGATTGTTTTGCCTTTGTATTTTGATTCCGAAATATTGGGTGTATTAAAAGTTCTAAGTTCTGAAGTTGATGCCTATTCATCTGACGATACATATGTGTTGAACATGTTATCAGGTACACTGGCAGCCATTTTACATAATGCATACAGATGGGCAGAAAGAGAAAAAAGTCTTCAATCTATGGCATACCTTGCCAGTCACGATGCACTCACTGGTATTTACAATCGTTCTGCCTTTTATGATTATCTAAGAAGGGGATTAATCCGACTTCAAAATGATAAGTCTAATATCACTGTTGCTTTATTTGATTTGGATGGTCTGAAAGTAGTGAATGATACTCTCGGACATGCTGCAGGTGATTTTTATTTATCCAAATTTGCAAATCGACTTTCACATTTAGTCCCAGACCAAGATGTTTTTGCTCGCCTGGGAGGGGATGAATTTGGTCTCATTATGATCCATCAGGAATCAAAAGAGTCTGCGATTGCGCATCTTAGTAACCTAAGAAAGATGGTCGAAGGTGAAGTCCAGTTCGAGACAACAAAACTCCAAATCCAAACCAGTTTGGGGATTGCCTTTTATCCAGAAGATGGGATTGAACCGGATGCCTTACTGGCGGTTGCCGATACACGTATGTATGAAAACAAACGGAATCGAAAAATAAATAAATAG